Proteins encoded together in one Impatiens glandulifera chromosome 1, dImpGla2.1, whole genome shotgun sequence window:
- the LOC124920014 gene encoding cytochrome P450 81C13-like: MENFYLYLVLLLLPFLFFLIKKNFYTHYNLPPHPLTLPIIGHIHLMYLNRRQIRESPEIFFGNLLSKYPSKMVFLKLGSQPILVVSCPYTIKKCFSSNLDLAFADRPKNLASECLSYNYKVVSFVSKNQLWTDIRTFTKNELFSEKCLRGFSVLCQEENIDLLRSLAHFTTKPVNLNSWFYLLGLNHTNRMVSGERFANYDDIEKEKKRLDETREMFRPNLPIPSICDFFPILRVFPFIEKGIKNEMEKIHEKRNEHLQGIMDEFLRKKAIADQSCNTCFKEKKSTFIETLYQKQESDANFDDEMIKAHLLIMFVAGIETSALTMERVILLLLDHPEVMKRLREEIDNQVGTERFLIDEDLKTLPFLKNIVSETLRLYPPVKVILPHLATNQCKVGEFDIPEGTTLLVNVWAMQRDPKVWDEPEKFKPERFENFESLEKNLKRIRYIPFGDGIRKCPGDNMALGWILLAVGSLVHCFDIEKVGMLTRCTPRTNLAHLF; encoded by the exons ATGGAGAATTTCTACTTGTATCTTGTTCTTCTACTACTACCCTTTCTATTCTTCTTGATCAAGAAGAATTTCTACACCCATTACAATTTACCTCCACACCCTCTAACTCTCCCCATAATCGGCCACATACACCTCATGTATCTAAATCGTCGCCAAATCCGCGAGTCCCCCGAAATCTTTTTCGGTAATCTCTTGTCTAAATACCCCTCCAAGATGGTATTTCTCAAGTTAGGCTCGCAGCCCATTCTGGTAGTGTCATGTCCTTACACCATCAAAAAATGTTTCTCAAGCAATCTCGACCTTGCTTTTGCCGATCGCCCCAAAAATCTGGCCAGCGAATGCCTTTCTTACAATTACAAGGTGGTTTCCTTCGTTTCCAAAAACCAACTTTGGACAGACATTCGCACGTTTACGAAAAATGAACTTTTCTCTGAGAAATGTCTCAGAGGATTCTCTGTTCTTTGTCAGGAGGAAAACATCGATCTTCTCCGTAGCTTGGCTCATTTCACGACCAAGCCGGTTAACTTGAATAGTTGGTTTTATCTATTGGGTTTAAACCACACAAACAGGATGGTTTCAGGTGAACGTTTTGCAAATTATGATGATATTGAAAAGGAGAAGAAGAGACTAGACGAAACAAGGGAGATGTTTCGGCCTAATTTGCCGATTCCTTCTATATGCGATTTCTTTCCAATCTTAAGAGTGTTTCCTTTCATTGAAAAAGGGATCAAGAATGAAATGGAGAAGATTCATGAGAAGAGGAACGAGCACTTGCAGGGAATTATGGATGAATTCCTTAGAAAGAAAGCAATTGCCGATCAATCTTGTAATACCTGCTTCAAAGAAAAGAAGTCGACCTTTATTGAAACTCTGTACCAGAAACAGGAATCAGATGCTAACTTCGATGATGAAATGATCAAGGCTCATTTGCTG ATAATGTTTGTAGCAGGAATAGAAACGTCAGCTTTAACAATGGAACGGGTGATTTTGCTTCTATTAGACCACCCGGAAGTGATGAAAAGGTTGAGAGAAGAAATCGATAATCAAGTGGGGACAGAACGATTTCTAATCGATGAAGATCTTAAAACATTACCCTTTCTGAAAAATATAGTATCGGAAACACTTAGACTTTACCCTCCGGTAAAAGTGATATTGCCTCATCTGGCGACGAACCAATGTAAGGTTGGGGAATTTGATATTCCAGAAGGAACGACCTTGTTGGTTAATGTATGGGCCATGCAAAGGGATCCGAAGGTGTGGGATGAGCCGGAGAAGTTTAAACCGGAGAGGTTTGAAAACTTTGAATCCCTTGAAAAAAATCTAAAGAGGATAAGATACATTCCGTTTGGGGATGGTATAAGAAAGTGTCCCGGAGATAACATGGCACTAGGATGGATTCTTTTGGCTGTGGGATCGCTGGTTCATTGCTTCGACATAGAAAAGGTTGGAATGTTAACAAGGTGCACTCCAAGAACAAATTTAGCTCATCTTTTTTAG